The stretch of DNA GATGAGGTCGTTGGCCAGCAGCAGGTCGACGTCCGCGCGCAGTTCGCCGTTCTCGACGCCCCGGCGCAGCACGTCGAGCATGACGCGGCGCTGCGGCTCGATGACGATCTGCTGGTAGGCGTCCCACAGCTTCGGCAGGCTCTTCGCCTGCGCGAAGACGTTGTGCAGCAGCGCGGATGACCGCAGGTTCACGCCGCGTCTGCGCACGTGGTCGAGGAGAGTGGTGAGATCGCCGCGCATGGATTCCCCGGCCAGCTCGGGCGGTGGGTCGTCCAGGCTGCGCATGACGTCGACGAAGAGTTCCTCCTTGCCGCTCCAGCGGCGGTAGATGGTGGCCTT from Streptomyces sp. BA2 encodes:
- a CDS encoding TetR/AcrR family transcriptional regulator, whose product is MASIAKGVRGRPRSEAVERSIVEGVLKMIEDGVPLTDLSIERIARTAGVGKATIYRRWSGKEELFVDVMRSLDDPPPELAGESMRGDLTTLLDHVRRRGVNLRSSALLHNVFAQAKSLPKLWDAYQQIVIEPQRRVMLDVLRRGVENGELRADVDLLLANDLIVGPMLARTVLRSDAPLDDDLAERIVDTVLAGLRPPLRPTG